The following proteins come from a genomic window of Montipora foliosa isolate CH-2021 chromosome 2, ASM3666993v2, whole genome shotgun sequence:
- the LOC137992460 gene encoding histone H1-delta-like, whose amino-acid sequence MSDPAPATKSPKKKVAPKPKKPADHPPYLDMIKAAISALKERGGSSRQAIEKYIKSNYKVGEVGSHLKMALKRGAASGKLLHTKGVGASGSFKLPKVEKKEKKPKKPAAKKPVAKAKKPAAKKPAAKKAKKSPKKPAAKKPAAKKAAAKKPAAKKAAAKKPAAKKAAAKKPAAKKVAKKPVKKPVAKKPTAKKSPKK is encoded by the coding sequence ATGTCTGATCCAGCACCCGCAACAAAGTCCCCCAAAAAGAAGGTGGCTCCAAAGCCAAAAAAACCTGCTGATCATCCACCATATTTGGATATGATCAAGGCTGCCATTTCAGCTCTGAAAGAGCGAGGTGGTTCTTCGCGCCAAGCCATCGAGAAATACATCAAGAGCAACTACAAGGTTGGAGAAGTCGGCTCACACCTTAAGATGGCTTTGAAGAGAGGTGCTGCTAGCGGGAAGCTTCTGCACACAAAAGGTGTTGGCGCCTCGGGCTCGTTCAAGTTGCCCAAGGtagagaagaaggagaagaaaccAAAGAAGCCAGCTGCAAAGAAACCAGTCGCCAAAGCCAAGAAGCCTGCCGCAAAGAAGCCCGCCgcgaagaaagcaaagaaatctcCGAAAAAGCCCGCCGCTAAAAAGCCTGCAGCGAAGAAAGCCGCAGCCAAAAAGCCAGCAGCCAAGAAAGCCGCAGCCAAGAAGCCTGCTGCCAAGAAAGCCGCAGCCAAGAAGCCTGCTGCAAAGAAAGTGGCCAAAAAACCAGTGAAGAAACCCGTGGCTAAGAAGCCTACCGCTAAAAAGTCGCCTAAGAAGTGA